From the genome of Perca flavescens isolate YP-PL-M2 chromosome 12, PFLA_1.0, whole genome shotgun sequence, one region includes:
- the LOC114564777 gene encoding tripartite motif-containing protein 16-like, translated as MAQKGVQLDPETFSCSICLDLLKDPVTTSCGHNYCMNCIKSHWDEEDHKNIHSCPQCRQTFTPRPVLLKNNLLVVLVEELKKTGLHAAPADHCYAGAEDVEHKGHDTVPAAAERTERLKKLEGSRLNIQQRIQDKEKDVKLLQQQVEAINLSADKAVEDSEKIFTELIRLLEKRSSDVKQQVRSQQKREVSRVKELQEKLEQEITELKRKDAELKKLSHTEDHNQFLHNYPSLSPLSQNLEDFLLSQPEPKTRADFLQYSREITLDPNTAHTHLLLSDGNRKATRMRKQQAYSSHPDRFTGWPQVLSRESLTGCCYWEVERRGYGVDIAVTYKNISRAGRSNECLFGFNDKSWPLHWERNSYLFCHNKVQTPVSGPESSRVGVYLDHSAGILSFYSVSETMTLLHRVQTSFTQPLYAGFSLDYSGTTAELCELK; from the exons ATGGCACAGAAAGGAGTTCAGCTGGACCCGGAGACCTTCTCTtgttccatctgtctggatctacTGAAGGATCCTGTGACTACTTCCTGTGGACACAACTACTGCATGAACTGTATTAAAAGCCACTGGGATGAAGAGGATCATAAGAACATCCACAGCTGTCCTCAGTGCAGGCAGACGTTCACACCGAGGCCTGTCCTGCTGAAAAATAACTTGTTAGTAGTTTtagtggaggagctgaagaagactggactccatgctgctcctgctgatcactgctatgctggagctgaagatgtg GAACATAAAGGCCACGACACAgttccagctgcagcagaaaggactGAGAGGCTGAAAAAGCTTGAGGGGAGTCGACTAAACATCCAGCAGAGAATCCAGGACAAAGAgaaagatgtgaagctgcttcaaCAGCAGGTGGAGGCCATCAATCTCTCTGCTGATAAAGCAGTGGAGGACAGCGAGAAGATCTTCACTGAGCTGATCCGTCTCCTGGAGAAAAGAAGCtctgatgtgaagcagcaggtcagatcccAGCAGAAAAGAGAAGTGAGTCGAGTCAAAGAGcttcaggagaagctggagcaggagatcactgagctgaagaggaaagacgctgagctgaagaagctctcacacacagaggatcaCAACCAGTTTCTACACAACTACCCCTCACTGTCACCACTCAGCCAAAATCTAGAGGATTTTTTACTGTCACAGCCAGAGcccaagaccagagctgacTTCTTACAATATTCACGTGAAATCACACTGGATCCAAACACAGCTcacacacatctgttattatctGATGGGAACAGGAAAGCAACAAGAATGAGAAAACAACAGGCTTATTCTAGTCACCCAGACAGATTCACTGGATGGCCTCAGGTCCTGAGTAGAGAGAGTCTGACTGGAtgttgttactgggaggtggagaggagagggtaTGGAGTAGACATAGCAGTCACATACAAGAATATCAGCAGAGCAGGGAGGTCGAATGAATGTTTGTTTGGATTCAATGACAAATCATGGCCGTTACATTGGGAAAgaaatagttatttattttgtcacaaCAAAGTCCAAACTCCCGTCTCAGGTCCTGagtcctccagagtaggagtgtacctggatcacagtgcaggtattctgtccttctacagtgtctctgaaaccatgactctcctccacagagtccagacctcattcactcagcctctctatGCTGGTTTTAGTCTTGATTATTCTGGAACCACTGCTGAGTTGTGTGAGCTGAAGTAG
- the LOC114564776 gene encoding tripartite motif-containing protein 16-like has product MAQKGVQLDRETFFCSICLDLLKDPVTTSCGHNYCMNCIKSHWDEEDHKNSHSCPQCRQTFTPRPVLLKNTMLADLVEELKKTGLQAAPADHCYAGAEDVACDFCTGRKLKAIKSCLVCLMSYCDHHLQPHYDVAPLKKHKLVEPSKKLQENICSRHDEVMKIFCRTDQQLICYLCLMEEHKGHDTVSAAAERTERQKKLEGSRQNIQQRIQDREKDVKLLQQQAEVINGSADKAVEDSEKIFTELIRLLEKRSSDVKQQVRSQQKSEESRVKELQEKLEQEITELKRKDAELKKLSHTEDHNQFLHNYPSLSPLSQSASSIHIHPLSCFEDVTAAVSEVRDKLQDVLREKRTNLLLTGTEVVDSLPQGEPNTRADFLKYSREITLDPNTAYIHLLLSEGNRKATRMRQQQSYSSHPDRFTGCTQVLSRGSLTGCCYWEVERRGVGICVAVAYKNISRAGSWYECVFGLNDKSWALRCEKNSYSFWYNNVRTPVSGPVSSRVGVYLDHSAGILSFYGVSETMTLLHRVQTTFTQPLYAGLRLYYCPGGTAEFCKLK; this is encoded by the coding sequence ATGGCACAAAAAGGAGTTCAGCTGGACCGGGAGACCTTCTTTtgttccatctgtctggatctacTGAAGGATCCGGTAACTACTTCCTGTGGACACAACTACTGCATGAACTGTATTAAAAGCCACTGGGATGAAGAGGATCATAAGAACAGCCACAGCTGTCCTCAGTGCAGGCAGACATTCACACCGAGGCCTGTCCTgctgaaaaacaccatgttagcagatttagtggaggagctgaagaagactggactccaagctgctcctgctgatcactgctatgctggagctgaagatgtggcctgtgatTTCTGCACTGGGAGAAAACTAAAAGCCATCAAGTCCTGTCTGGTGTGTCTGATGTCTTACTGTGATCACCACCTCCAGCCTCATTATGATGTGGCTCCGTTAAAGAAACACAAGCTAGTGGAGCCCTCCAAGAAGCTCCAGGAGAACATCTGCTCTCGTcatgatgaggtgatgaagatTTTCTGTCGTACTGATCAGCAGCTAATCTGTTATCTCTGCTTAATGGAGGAACATAAAGGCCACGACACAGTCTctgctgcagcagaaaggactGAGAGGCAGAAAAAGCTTGAGGGGAGTAGACAAAACATCCAGCAGAgaatccaggacagagagaaagatgtgaagctgcttcaaCAGCAGGCGGAGGTTATCAATGGCTCTGCTGATAAAGCAGTGGAGGACAGCGAGAAGATCTTCACTGAGCTGATCCGTCTCCTGGAGAAAAGAAGCtctgatgtgaagcagcaggtcagatcccAGCAGAAAAGTGAAGAGAGTCGAGTCAAAGAGcttcaggagaagctggagcaggagatcactgagctgaagaggaaagacgctgagctgaagaagctctcacacacagaggatcacaaccagtttctacacaactacccctcactgtcaccactcagccaatcagcatccagCATCCATATCCATCCTCTGAGCTGCTTTGAGGACGTGACAGCGGCCGTATCAGAAGTCAGAGATAAACTACAGGACGtcctgagagagaagaggacaaaCCTCTTACTGACAGGGACTGAGGTGGTTGATTCACTACCACAAGGAGAACCCAACACCAGAGCTGATTTCCTAAAATATTCACGTGAAATCACATTGGACCCAAACACAGCATACATACATCTGTTATTATCTGAGGGGAACAGAAAAGCAACAAGAATGAGACAACAACAGTCTTATTCTAGTCACCCAGACAGATTCACTGGATGTACTCAGGTCCTGAGTAGAGGGAGTCTGACTGGAtgttgttactgggaggtggagaggagaggagtagGAATTTGTGTAGCAGTCGCATACAAGAATATCAGCAGAGCAGGGAGCTggtatgaatgtgtatttgGATTAAATGACAAATCATGGGCGTTACGTTGCGAAAAAAATAGTTATTCATTTTGGTACAACAATGTCCGAACTCCCGTCTCAGGTCCTGTGTCCTCCAGAGtaggagtgtacctggatcacagtGCAGGTATTCTGTCCTTCTACGGTGTCTCTGAAaccatgactctcctccacagagtccagaccacattcactcagcctctctatGCTGGTCTGCGGCTTTATTATTGTCCTGGAGGCACTGCTGAGTTTTGTAAACTGAAATAG